Genomic DNA from Setaria italica strain Yugu1 chromosome V, Setaria_italica_v2.0, whole genome shotgun sequence:
CGTGCCCACCTGTTATTTTCCCCTTCTTAATAGAGCTACTCCAAAAGCTCCTTAAAATtgcccaaaaaccttatttaggggaaaataaaaaaaaattacctccaacagcttccTATCCTTCCTGTAAAAATGTGTGGCGCCAAAACCACCTCCGTCGCCCTACGTATTTGCGCGAGTCCGGTCCTTCCCtaatcctcccctccctccacccCCCGAACTGAACCAGCGCATTGGTAGGCTCTCGTGAAGCTCGAAGCTCTGCAGGCAGGTGGCCTCCGCCTCCTACTCCATCGTGGCAAacaccgccgccatggccgcccccGCCAGATCACCCGCTCGCGCCACCTCAGGCCTCGCCATTGTCGGATCCCTGCCGCATTGCCCCTAGACGGAACACTAAATCCCCCAACGACAGCTTGAGGTAGAGCATTCCCCGCAGCGCCCCTGGTGAATCACAGCAGCTCCTACGCCAGCTCTGAACCCCCACGCATCCGCAACAATGCCTTGAGGCCAAAGATCCAGGCCTCGAACcgacggtggaggagggggtggcACCGGCGTGGCAAGGAGGCAAGCGTCAGCAGCAAACTGGGCGAgtgaggcggcggaggatgaCAACAGTGAGAAGGGGGAAGGAGATACGGCGGGCGCCGAAGATGGGctgcgcgtcggcgtcggcctcgTCGGGCGCGGGCGTAGATGAGCGCCCCAAGGAGGACGGCAAGTAGAGGAACTAATGGTGCCCGCGGGAGCGCAGGGGTAGCCGGCGGTGGCAGGGAAGAATCACAGGCTTAATGTGGGGGACAAGGAGCAGAAACCGGTTGAAATGCCTGTTGCAGAACCACGTCTAGGCGCAGCAGGCGCGCGAGCGGAAGAAGGTGTACCTGACGGAGCTGCGGCCGGCGGCTATTGAACGGGGATGGCCGAAGTCTGGCGAATTTGGCCGGCTGCTGGACCTTGTTTCGGTGGAAATGGAGGGGAGCGGtatggggaagaagaggagggctGGTGCATGAGGAGGCATGGAACGTGGTTAACCAGGAGGCCGCCCAACTGAGGGTCCATCGTGCTGACGTGGCTTGATTTAAAATATGGGGAAGTTAGTATTGGTGAACTCCTGTGGGATGATatgattttggggaaaaaaaattttAGAAGAACCCTTAATAGTTTGGGGAAAAATTTTTGGAGAGATGCTCCAAAACATGCCCCGCAAAAAAGTCAATTTGGAAGCCACCAACATTGCGTGCCACGAATAAAAAGTCAGAAAAGCCAAGCTGTAACGGAATAGGAAATTTCGCGGCGCCAGGATATTATTTTGTCTTCGCGTGGGCGCGGCATGATTTCTCCTTGGGCTTTTGCCGAGCGTTATTGGGCTTTGAAGTTCAATACCTTAACCAGCTTCCGGTAGCTGTGCCCCCAAGCAGTATGCGGTGACCGGTGAAAATGTGAAATATAAAAGTCTCCGCGGGCCCACCATGTCAACGGCAGAAGCACCGGCGCCCGCCTGCCTCTCTCCTGGCTcgcttctcctccttccttcttgcGTCCGTTTCGGGAATCAAAACGGCGCGCTTCTGCTCCCCTCCTCATTTCGCCGGGTTGCGCAGTTCGCGCCCACCGGTTTCTTCCGCTAGGGTTCCGGCGAGAGGCAATGTCGCTGCGACCGAGCGAGCGGACGGAGCTGCGCCGGAGCAGCTTCAAGCCGTCGGCGGACTTGgacgagaggcggcggcggcgcgtgggctTCACGGTCGACATCCGCAAGAGAAGCCGCGACAGCGCGCTCCAGAagacccgccgcgccgccgcgggcggggaGGCGGCCCCGCTCGCGCGGTCTCAGCAGCCGTCGCCGGTCCCCGAGACGAGGGTGAGTGGGTTTCTCGTTGGGGGCTGTTCCTGTCTTCCTGATCCTGTGATCTGGCGGTTCTGCAATTTGGATTTTCCCCTTTCTGTCTCATGATTGTTCCTCATTCCGTGTTCGTTTCCTTGGTGTAGTTGGGGAGTATCCCGGCGCAGTTGGCAGAAGGGTTGCTCTCGGGAGACATCAGCGTGCAGGTGGAGGCCGTCAGGGAGTTCAGGAAGCTGCTCTCGATCGGTTCGTTGCTATTTTCCCATTCGGTTTTCCTGCCCCTGCCGTTTGCTCTCTTGAAATGAAATTTTTGGGCGTCCTTGCGATGCTATAACATTATTGATCATCTGGTTCTAATGAATTTGCTTCCTATTTTTGTTGCTTCGTGTAACTGTCCAAATCCAAATTGCATCGTAACAACCCACCCCCAATAAAAAATGCATATGTACATTTTGCAATTGATGTATATGCTAAGCTGCTCTGATCGTTAGCAATATATTCATGTAACACTAACAGAGAACCCCCCGACCGAAGAGGTGGTCAGCTCTGGACTGGTGCCTGTCTTTATACAGTTGCTTTCTAGGGAGGGCTGCCCTGAGCTCCAGGTCAGAATAACATGACTGTGGCTTCGATTGGCACCATGTTTTAAGATTTCTTTACTGGCCTTTTAAAATTGCATTTGCACATTCCAGAAAATGGGAGTTACTCTGTGTTCAACTGAGAATTATGTTTGAAACTTCCAATAGGTTGTACTGTTGTTGCTTTGCAAGCCTAAGAATGTGGATTTACTTACTTGTTGATCACAATGTTATCTGGTCTATTTCACATTAAATTCTGTTTTGTGGTGTTAATTGGAAACCACTTTGAGACAATTTTTTAAccttttattttggttttctTGTGGCTGCAGTTTGAGGTAGAGCAGGTTCTCACCACTATTGCTTTGCGCACAGCAGATGATACTATTGCCATGCTTATCTTTGTGAAGCTTCTCAGCTCACCAAGTGAGGATGTCCGTGAACAGGCACGTAAAGAATCAAACTATTGAAGTTTGTAATGTGCATACTTTTCATATTATTAGTAGCAGTTGGAATTCTTATAAATGGATTATTTCTTTTGATTTTGCAGGTGGTGTGGGCCCTGGGAAAAATGGCTAGTAACACCACAATATGCCGTGGCCTGATACTTGCACATGGTGCACTCTTCCCTGTGCTTCAGCAGTTCTGCGGACATGCCAAACTCTCAATGCTGCACAAGGCCAGCTGGGCCCTCTTAAACATCTGCCATGGCTTGTCACAGGCCGACTTTGAGCATGTATGGTGGTTCTCTGATATCACAGTGGCCATATATGCTATTTTATTCTACTTTGGTTGATTGGTTTGTGATTGAGCAGGTGAAGCCAGCACTCCCAGTATTGCGACAACTCATTCACTCTCAAGATGTTGAGGTCCTAAGTAATGCATGCAGGGCCCTTTCTTACTTGTCTGATGGTGGTAATGACAATATCCAAGCTGTGATTGAAGCTGGAGCATGCCCTCAGCTTGTTGAGCTCCTTAAGTaagtttttcccttttttctttttttgctttgagcattaacaaaaagaaaaactgtTTCTCAAgctactaatttttttattagccATTCTTCACCTTCGGTGCTCATTCCTGTGCTGCATGTGATTGGTAACATTGTCAGTAGGGATGATGCCCAGATTCAGGTATTCATTATTTTCTAACAGATATTTTCCTGTTGTATGTGCCAGTAACATTGAATTGCTAACTTATATATTCTGATATTATTGATATAATGGTATTACATGCATTCAAAAACGTCTAGAAACCGGTCATTCCTGTGTTATTACTATCTGCAACTTATTAGTAATGTTCACCATTGTTTACTGTTATGACATTAATATTTTGTGCTGTATATGTTATGGTAACAGTTCAAATTTAAAGTTTAAATAATCACCTCTACTTGATTTATTCACTGTTATGTACTTATCTTAACCTCCTTCACGTTAAAGAAGTAGGGTTCTGATCATTATGAGAACTTTCCCATATTTTCTTGTGCTAGAACAAAATTGTTTTAGCAATCACATGTGCATCTGTTTCCATTTGACCATTTCCTCCTAATGTTCATATTATGTTCATCCAACTTCTATCTGTAATTCTAAAATTGGAAGATTACTTATGTGTACGTATACCTCCCGAATATAATGATAGTGTTGCTATTTGTAATCTGCTgatttgttttttccttttgttttccctTGATTAACCTAGGTTGTGTTTTTTCCCCGCTTATTAATGGTTCACCTTGCTGCAGTGTATCATTGATCTTCAAGCACTTCCCTATCTTTTGAATCTTCTGACAACAAATAGAAATAAAGGCATAAAACCTGAAGTTTGTCGAATCATCTCCAATATCATGGCTGGAAACAAGGAGCAGATTCAGGTTGTAAACTTTGAGCCAACATATTGCTATACTGCGAATGGATAGGGGCGGTGGTAGATCATATAGATTCAAACGCTGATATCCTTTTTGTTGTGTAGTATAACTTCCTAGTGGGAATAAACCTTTTATATTAGTTCTTATTTTGTTGGATGTGAACATGTTATTTTTGAAGTGATCTCCTGTTCGCTGCTTATATTATTCCTGAGGTTTAATACATATTCTTTTGCTTGTAGAGTGTGATCAATGGGAACATGGTTGGTCCTTTGGTACATCTGATGCATACCGCTGAGTTTGGTGTCAGGTATGAAGCTGCTTGGGCAATCGCTAATGCAGCATCTGGTGGGACACATGATCAGAAAAGGTATGCTAGTTGTTCTCCATCATATTTTGTGCTTCTGTGCGTTAATGCAAGCAATTACCATTCCTTTACTAACACTTTCTTTGTTTGCTAGGTATCTTGTGAGCCAGGGTTGCATCAAGGCGTTTTGTGATTTGCTTAGCTATTCTGACACTAGTATATTAATGGTTTGTTTGGAGGGCCTTGATGATATCTTGAAGGCTGGGGAGGCCGACAAGTCCCCATGGGGTTGCAATGTCAACATGTATGCGCAAATGATTGAAGATAATGAATGGCTGGACAAGATTGAGAATCTCCAGAACCATGACAACAGCAGGATAGTTGAGATGGCGGCTTGTTTGCTCGAGTCGTACTGGTCAAATGAAGATAAAGCCATGCCCATGCCCTGGGATGATCCCGTGTCATGGTTAGCGGAAGATAACACTCCTAATTTCAGTTTCTTTGATGGACCAGGGGATTGCGACTTTGGCTGAAACCTGAAGGTATGCTCCTAATCACTAGTAGTTTGAACTGAAGGTATGCCTATCTTGCTATGTTTTCACTAAAGTGATGTTTTGTACTGTTCTTGTACACAGATGGTCACATGATTACTCGGAAAATGTGCCCTAGATATCTGGATTGGAGCTTCAGGTTGGGGAAGAATCATGTTACTCAGTCACGTTTGGGTCCTGTCAGCCTGAATTCAGTCTGTCTGTAATGGTTGGCCGGTGGTCACAATGAAAGTAGAGCCAAAATTTTCCTGAATTAGCTGCACCTCTATTTTGCGCCTTGGTGTCTATGTCCTGCAGTTGACTCATCTGGCTTTTATGGCTCTCTAGATGAGGAGCTGGAGAGAACTGTGTGTTGTTGATGTTAAAACTCCTTTTGACCTCTAGCCTGTAGCATGAGCTATGGTTATACATTCCATGTTGTGAAGACAAGAGGAAGGTTGGTTTGCTTCTGTAAAAGATTATGTTCACTAGCTGAAGTCATTGATCGAAAAAATGCCAGTGGGTTTTGTGAGCCCGATCACCTATGGCAGTCTATTATTTTCCTTAGCACATGTGATTCCAGTTCCAGGCAGTTTCTGGC
This window encodes:
- the LOC101773268 gene encoding importin subunit alpha-1b; translation: MSLRPSERTELRRSSFKPSADLDERRRRRVGFTVDIRKRSRDSALQKTRRAAAGGEAAPLARSQQPSPVPETRLGSIPAQLAEGLLSGDISVQVEAVREFRKLLSIENPPTEEVVSSGLVPVFIQLLSREGCPELQFEVEQVLTTIALRTADDTIAMLIFVKLLSSPSEDVREQVVWALGKMASNTTICRGLILAHGALFPVLQQFCGHAKLSMLHKASWALLNICHGLSQADFEHVKPALPVLRQLIHSQDVEVLSNACRALSYLSDGGNDNIQAVIEAGACPQLVELLNHSSPSVLIPVLHVIGNIVSRDDAQIQCIIDLQALPYLLNLLTTNRNKGIKPEVCRIISNIMAGNKEQIQSVINGNMVGPLVHLMHTAEFGVRYEAAWAIANAASGGTHDQKRYLVSQGCIKAFCDLLSYSDTSILMVCLEGLDDILKAGEADKSPWGCNVNMYAQMIEDNEWLDKIENLQNHDNSRIVEMAACLLESYWSNEDKAMPMPWDDPVSWLAEDNTPNFSFFDGPGDCDFG